gagagactgagaacGACAGGGGAGGGAGAAATATTATACttcttgtgtgttttgaaaacctGACCCAGGCCCTTACAAGTTGCCAAAGCTTTTTTCGTTTTCATTTTATCAAGacagttaattttattttagtgcACAATGTagctaaaataaacacagtaacACTTTGAATCAACCTCAGTGTGACAGTGAGACCAGGTCCGACTCACCTGCGTCCACAGTGACATCTTACAGGTGGGCCCCGATCAAGTTTGGGTGCAGAATCTATACAGAGCCCAGACTCCAGCAGTGTGCCTGGGTTTGAAGAttcacctctctccctctctccctctccctctatctGTGCAGAATTCGTCAGGATGATGTCACGTTGAAGGGGGAGGGGCATCTGCAAGGATTGTCACTGGAGGAGAGTTGCCGACCTACACTGTCccggagagcgagagagagagagagaggacgggacgggacgggacgggacgggggAGAGAGAAGACTGACTGAGCCATCAACCCTGAGGGAACTGGAACAGCAtcactgacctctgacctccaaACTCTAAACCTTGTACTGAGGAGAAAGGCATTAGTATCATACCCCCTCTCCTCTCACCACCCCCTCATccctctgactgactgacggactgactgactcaccgagacactgactgactgagacactgactgactgagatactgactgactgactgactgacagactgactgactgccagCCTCTAGCACtttctaacccccccccccaatctgTCTCATATCTTGGTTGGGGGCTGGGACCCCCACCCTCCCCCCTGTTAAAACTGCAATATCAATGAATTCTGCTAATTActgctacatatatgtatgtctttctgtctttgtgtgtctgtgtgtctgtgccggGGCAAGtccttctgtgtgtgtgagtgtgtgggtgtgagtgtctgagtgtgtgtatcttttattctgtgtgtctgtgtgtcctaTATCTGTGTTTGTATGCATGCCAAAAACTATATAATAAACTTTAAAGAAATCTGTTCTTattcaaatataaattaataaattctaTAATGTGatgatcagtgtgtgtgtgtgttttggcacTAGTCTCCCGCCTGCTTCTCCCACTCAAGAATGtaagaaatacacaaataaaaaaatcataagaAGTGCAGTGGGCTTTGGAGACAATGTTTAAAATTGAGGAGAGACATAATTCAAGGTGCAGTAACAACACGGCCAGGGTGGAAGTAGGTCGCCTGCCGGTCTCCCCGCAATGACTTTCTCAATATCAGCTGATGAGGACCGGCCGACTGACAGCCCCGTTGCCATGGAGACCCCGGATCTGTCCCGGCTCCCAGAACTGTGTGGCCCCCCGGTGGCCCCGTCCGGAACTGCAGTTGCATTACTTTCGTAGCTGCAAAAAAATAACTACAAATATTGGAGTGGTGTTAAAAACGTATGAAGAACTATGCAGCACAATATTCACAGCGTTAtgacgaaaaaaataaatcagtcagTACCAGATACAACGAAGGTGATCTGGAGTGCCTGTATTTTCGTGAATACTTTGACTTATtaattattctttattattactattaatcattattattactaattactattattattcattttgatTAACATCCGTCTCGAACTGCACAGCATCTACCATCGCCATGGCAACGTGTTCAAGCTCTCATTCATTCGCCTGGTATCCCATCATGCACCGCACGCACGCTGCGCTGGATCAACCTAATTGGACAAGTCTGGAAGAAGCCATTTTTCTAAGAAAAGGGATATATAGCTTGCCTTCTGCCTTATTTGTGGATATTCGCTGATCAATCTCATGTAGATAATGTCGACATTTATAAGTAACCCGGGCTATTGTGTCATGTGTATTTTGTCGTGGTTCACAACAGAGTTGAATAGCGTGTTTACGATAGTCCGCTTTCAATGTGTCTCCCTGCAGTCGGTGAGCTTGTGGTACTGTCTGTCGGAATGGCATTCCGCCAGGTTCAACCATTTTCATAGAAGGGTGAATCCGACAAAAGTCAATTGTTATTAATTTGTCACAGTCGGCTTGAGGAAATGATGGAATAAATTTAACGTCAGTTCTGTCACTTTATAATGTAACCATTGTTATCAATGTTGCTTAACAGGGAAACGCGACGTTATCTCTCTGATTGCGTGGATCCATTTCCCCCCCATAGTGACAAAGTGGACTCGCCTTCCGCATTCTGCCAACCGAACAGCTCTGCGGCGCAACCATACTTTAGACCCCCGCCCCCCACGCCTTCCTATTGGCCCGCGATTGCCGCTTCATTATCATAACGGCCTGAAATTCGAACCCCCAGGGTCGCCGGTCTTTCCGTTCTTCTATGTGATTGGTCAACTTTGAGCCTGCGCCTTAATGCATACTTATAAACTcatgaatattaaataaaacattcacgCAGAGCCTCTTGATTGGCTTTACTGGTTGTCAGTCAGGCTAGGTGACACGCAGAGGAAGTTCGGTTGCTTCCATGTTGAACCTGCATCAACTCCGAGCCGATGTACCGTGCAGGCCTGAATGGACATTAAGGAGAATTATAATACGGCcgataatataaataataataataataataataataacaacaacgaGAGTAATAATTTCAGATACGACgcaagattaaaaaaagaactgAACACGGAAGAGCAAACGCAGAGAGACACGGAAGACAAGGCACTGTACATGAGAAGAGGCAGTTTGcagaaatatttataaaatcgTGCAGGACGAGAGTGACAGCGTGTGGGACAGCTGGACGCGGGGCGCAGCTGCACACTGCGGCTCTGCAGGAGGAGGCATTTAAACAACGAGGAAGTATTACTCCTCAACCGAAATAGTTTGcagatttttaatatatatatttatttattttaaatttaaaagtgtacagagaCTTTTCCCCCCTTCCTTCATACAAACACGTTCCTGCTTATCTCTCTTGACTTTGCAAACGAGCAGACAAGAAATCCACCCAATCATTTCTCTCCACTGAACTGCTGCTGCCGCTGCACCGGTCGTTGCTGGATTCTGAGACCCGGCTCGGAGGTCTCATGCGGCGGGATGTGGCGGTGTGGGGGCCGGGGCTGGCGGTCGCTGTGCTCTGGCTAGTGGCTGTGTGGGAGCCTGTCCGGGGGGACGGCGGGGGCAGCAGCTCCGGCACGGGCAGTTTGGCCGACCGAGTGATTTGGGCCATTAATGCCGGCGGCGAGGCGCACACAGACATCTACGGGATCCACTACCGGGCTGACCCGCTGGAGGGGAGGGTGGGAAAAGGTGAGCGAGAGGGATCGGGGGTGGGTACTGGAGCATAGGTGAGAGATAGGGAAGGGAGGAGAGACTAGAGTTATTGGGGAGAAGGTTGACTGatagaggagaggagggaggtgTACAGGGGgaagagtgagtgagtgagagagagaggcggggGGAGAGGAAGGTGAGACTGGGCTcctgggaggagaggagagcacTAGAAGAAAGGTGAGAGTGAGGAGGCCaggggagaaagggagagaaggTGGCTGTGGAGGAGGGGCAGTGGGGAAGAAAGCTTAGAGTGGGACACTCTTTCACtctccacccccctctctctctctctcttcctctctctggcAGGTGTCATTACAGTTCATTTGCATAGGCTGTGtccctgtctgtttctgtctgcctGTTACTCCAGATTTTACAGTAGTGTGTCTCGTCTGTTCAGTAGTGATGTTTACACCTCCTGTTATTCAATCCCATGTTCTGAATTAAAATTCTGCAGCTCCTGGTGCTGTGCTAtactactgtactacactgtaccatGCTAACTTATACTACAATACTGTGCCACCCTACTACATTGTACTACACTGTTCTttattgtgttgtgctgtgctttgTGTTGTACTGTAGCGTGTTGCGTCTTGGTGTGATATTATATTCCAGATAAGAATCCTGCAGCTTCCAGTGACCTCTGCAGTGGCTTAGCCTGCTTTGCAGAGagggactctctctctctctctctctgtgtgtgtgtgtgtgtgtgtgtgtgtgtacacttcCTGTTTCTATTGCTCTCCTGCGGTTATTTCCCTGATACTTTGAAGCAGTAAGAAGAGATAATGGTTACTAGGCAACCAGCAGGAAGTTGGGCACTGGAGTCATGTGATTGGATGTCACtactgcggggggggggggggatgtgtTTCACAGGACTGACCTGTCCTGCCTGTCAGTCAGCTTActgctctttctctccctctcaacaCTCCTCCCTGCTCCACacccacactctctctctctctctctctctctaggttTGTACAGTTTTAGcatccagtgtgtgtgtagattaACACCTttctgcctcctcctcctctccctttctcctctctctccctccctccctgtctctctctctccccccacctTCAGCCTCGGACTATGGCATGCGGTTGCCCATTCTGCGGTCCAGCCCGGAGGACCAAGTGCTGTACCAGACAGAGCGCTACAATGAGGACACGTTTGGGTATGAGGTGCCGGTGCGGGAGGAGGGCGACTATGTGCTAGTGATGAAGTATGCTGAGGTCTACTTTGCACAGTCTCAACAGAAGGTACCGGCACAGCACcccgtctctgtctgtctcgctCTGCGTGTCTCCGTCTGTATTGCTCCGAATGTCTCCGTCTCTGTCTCGCTCTGCGTCTCTGCAGCTATGTGTTTGTCCTCCTCTCCCAGGTGTTCGATGTGCGTCTCAATGGGCACGTGGTGGTGCGGGACCTGGACATCTTTGAGCGCGTGGGCCACAGCACTGCCCATGATGAAGTCGTGCCCTTCTCGGTGCGCCGCGGCAAGCTGAGTGTCCAGGGTGAGGTGTCCACCTTCAACGGCAAACTGACCGTCGAGTTCGTCAAGGTGAGTGGGGCTACACGCTGACTGGCACAGTCAGTTCAGAACAGGAAACCAGAGATGCAGAGGTGGGGGGGTCTGGACACACACTTCCCCAGCTAATTTGCAGAAATTAACTGACTGTCTGTCCTTCTACAGGGTTATTACGACAACCCCAAGGTGTGTGCGCTCTACGTGATGAAGGGAACGCTCGATGGTGAGTGAGGGGGATTGTGGGATACTGGAGATGCTGTGCAGTAGACATTTCTCTTTCACACTAAATGCATTAAGATCGTTTTTCCACCGTCAAGGTGCTTTTTACACCAAACGTGTTCAAATTGTCAAAGCAcaaaaaacatctgtttaacagatagtagaaaaatatacataaatcacGCATTGCATTTCGTTATTATGAATCAAATATAATGTGTAAGACGTGTTATTATTTGTACACCTTGTAGTAAAGACCAGTAGGAGTAAGTTGAGGGGATCCTCAGATATGGGCTGAGGAGACTCGGTGTGAGAGAACCTTAAAGGGTACCTGTAGTGATcgcatatgtatgtatagatCAGGTGTTCCTGATACACGTTCAACCAATAACAGCCGACAATTTACTAACAATACGTAATTTAAGCTGTTTATAGTCCTTAAAGCTCGTTAAGTTTCACTCCACTGGAGTTCGAAAATGGCACTGGTGCTGTGACGTCATGTCgttgatatatgtatatatgctgTATATGGAAACTAGTTTAAACAAAGTACTGGCAAATACTGAGATTGTGATAATCGGTAAAGTTCCACTCAGTAAACGGATGATTATTAGTTGAACAACTTAGTTTTTAAATATccaatatgtcaaatttatattGGGAGGCTATAACACGTTCTGAATTGTGCATGCAGATGTGAAAGGGGAAACTAAACATAATATCGCTTATAGTAACCTGCACGGTGTTGTATTTAACCCTCAGAGGATGATTTGGGCGGATCCCCCCAAAATTGGGGCATCAAAGTATTAATTCACGGGGAAACGATTTGTGAGACGTTTTTTTTGCTGCGTAGCTGAGATTCTTCTGAAAAGAAACGTGTGGTTTCATGTACTTACTGGCTTTAGAAATGCACTATGACATTACTATGGTCTGTCATCATCTTAGAGATTTTGTAACCAATCACAGACCCGTGACTTTATGAATATCTTGGACAGCTATCCTGGCATGCATATCATTGTCTGAAGAGTCTGCCTAGGCCGGTCAACAACAATACGTCATATTGACCTTTTACCTGGGTAAATAAATGGCAATATGGCGCCACACTCGAGTGATACTTGACCCGAAATGTTGACAAAGAAACTTGAACCATTTGCATATGCGTGCTTTGTTGACAATACCAGCACGATCaaaagttgtttgtttttgactaCAGGTACCCTTTAATCTGCTCTTTTAGTGCATCAGAGCCCGTCAGTCAGTGCATCAGTTAGtcactctcttcctctctccttctctctctgttcCAGATGTGCCAAAGCTGCAGCCGCACCCTGGGCTGGAGAAgcgggaagaggaggaggaggaggaagagtatggggaagggggggaggagggggggcggAAGACCGCGGCAACGGCGGTGCCCAAACACCGGGTGCAGTCGGGCCCTCGGACCCCCAACCCCTATGCCTCCGACAACAGCAGCCTGATGTTCCCCATCCTGGTTGCTTTCGGGGTCTTCATCCCCACGCTGTTTTGCCTTTGCCGGCTCTGAGAGAGGttaaggaggaggaggagaggggggtgggtactggggagggatggaggggggGCCTGGTTGCACATCAGCAGagatgtggagagagagagagagagagagagagagagagagagagagagacacgaaGATGGAGATGCAGCCCTTGTTTTTGCGCTTGATCGAACTGGAGTCGccgagagaaggagggagggagagtaaGAGAGacactgatatatatacacacacacacgcacacacacacacacacacacactagactGATACACACAGTTGCTGTAGGACTGTGAATCTCCAAGACCGGATTGGCCACGCTCTGCAAGAAGTGGGCATGAACCGTCGCTCTGATTAGCTGCCCGATGCCTCCGTGAGAACTCTGGCTCGTGAGTGTGATGCTTTTCTGAAGGGTGTGGTTGGGGAGGAAaggtgtgggtgggggggttttGGACTAACAAGGCTACCTTCATTAGGAGGAAAGACTTGGCTTTGTGGGTacgaggggggaggggggaattTGTGAATTGTGAATTTATTTTCTGGATACCAGAGCAAGAGAAATCATactgaggaggagagagagacagtcagtgACAGTTCAGACTCTGTGTAAGGTGCTGGATACCATCATTTTGCATTATCCTGCTGTGTTTTGATGGAGCTGTGTGTGCTTTCATATGTCACTGCTTGTGCgatctttttactttttttatttatttttttattactgttTTACAATCATAATTTTCTATGTTTCGCTCTTCCCCTGTGGAGTTCCCCTTATTTCTgcggttttgtttgtttcgatTTGATGACTCCAGTGTCCTGAGTCCAGTGGACTTGCCTTCAGCCCACCGTGACCCCCTAAACTCCCGCCTGACTGAATTTCTGTTTATTATTGGGGTCCCCCACCCGGTCACCCCCAGAAAACATTCAGGGAAACCagtgagatttatttatttatatttctgaagTCAAGATCAAATTAACAGCTGGGTCCGATGAGGATGTGTTGATGCCTTACGGGAAGACGTGTGTAATATTCTTCAGCTAagcagtattttaaatatataccccAGTGTAAAATGTGCATTAGTAATATACCAGTCTTCTGTATTGGGGCAGACTTACACTTGGGTTGGGGGgcagggtcagaggtcagggtgCAGGGAGTTGGAGGGGGTCAAAGTGAATTGCCAAATTCCACAGTGCCACATGCCCAGTGTGTCTTTGTTCTGCTCTCTTACTGTCTGCTGGTCATTTCTTGAGCGACCTAACTGTCTGTGCCAAACCGCCCTGAgctcccctgcccccctctgcGTAGCCCACCAGGACTGCAGTCGcagtgcagtacaatacaatgagaGTGCAGTACAACATAGTACAGTGACATTGTGGTACAGTAGTGTACTACAGTGCAATCCAGGATGGTGACGGTGCAGTGTAGTACAGAGACTCATGTGAGCCATAGCAACCATTTGTGCAAATAACTGAAGGATATCCCTCTCTCCCACctcagtctctccctcccttaaagaagaaaagaaactgAAGCAATAGACTGATTGACTAGCTAGCAGGAAAACTCAACTGATATAGAAGTGGCTGAATGATAAACACCtgcagactgtgtgtgtgtgtgtgtgtgtgtgtgtgttagggtCAGTGTGTGTAAGCATGTGTGGTGGACGCAGCCCCAGTTAGACTGGAGTGAAGTGGACAGCCTAACTGTCTTTGTCTTTTTCGTCAAGTGTCACCAGTGTGGTGGTCTGGACAGGCTTTCCCTACGTCAGCCAGAGGGGGGGGGCGTTGTGTATAGCTGTATGTTATCAGAAAGACGGACAAGGTACGGGGGGGAGATCTGTGATGCAGTCCACTGTTCCGGGGCAAAGGGCGGAGAGTGGAGCAGCAACACAAAATTATAatctaagaaaataaaacaaaactcctttattcttttattttgttcccTTTCTTTCATCTGGcttttgaaactttaaaaacaatgccaaagttacgattatttttctttttttttatttctgttctgtgtcagtgtgtgtggtaCTGTGCTGCGGTGCGCATGCTGATGCCGAGGACTGAGTACAGTGTCCTCTGGTTGCTGTTCACTGTTGTGGCTgtgttcgtttttttttttttttttttttatttgaccgtTTTTTAACAAGGACGATAGAAACCTTTCTGATGGAGTGAGAGGGAGGGATTGTGGCCTCAGCTCCTTAGACAGACTGAGATAGACAGTGGGACTGACCGACCAACTGACACTGAGTGTCTGGACTGAGGGATGAAAGTGGGAGTGGAATCACAGGTttcttggatttttttttttttaatgtataataaataagAAGAACAAtcaaaactaataataaataaagatttgtagctttttattttgttctctctCAGGATCTTTGGGGCTCAGGGCAGTGCAGCTCTCTGCTGATTTGTGTTCCTGTTGTGGGTGTGAATTGTGCACTGCTTGGTGATTTGGACATCTGTTTTGTgtctttgattttgattttttttttttctgctgtttgtgtggagagaaagagacacaaTCCACAATGCCTTCATGAttacaatacatgcaaacaTGCTGAACCACTTGGCCTCCGCCTGCTCTCCTTCTTGATATTTCatctttgttttttagttttttattctgACTGCATTGCATGACTgttctgtctgtgtgagtgtttttCTGAGAGAGTTTACTGTTGTATTCACTTGTTATCTTCAATACTGTTAAAGAGTGGAGCTGAGGGGAGGGTGTTCAGTATACTACTGCACTGGGAGAGTGTTAGGAACAGTGTTGTACCCCCCAGCTGTGCtagctctgctctgctctggtcTAGCCACTGAGCTGCATCACACTGGGGTGAATCTCCACTGCACAACAGAGAGgaactgatacacacacacacttaataaCACACCCACTGACTTTCTCATTCCAGTgagtctctctccctcagttGCTCCTGATTTGGGCAGAACCACATTGATAATTGATATTGACTAGTGATGATATtaaccccctcctcctcccaggGGTACATGTTCTTTTTGAGGTGAACAATGTGTTACAGAcctgccccctccctctctcagctgggacGTGTTAGTTGAATTGACACCTGATTCCCCTtcctttttaataaatgtgctATTTTATCTAAGCCTTTCACCACTCTGCCGTTGTGTTATTCCAGTTGTGTGGGTTTTAATGTGACACTACTGCGAAGCACAGAGGATTAGCAGTAATTATATGTAACAGGAAGTAGCTGTATAACAACATAGCaggaaatacactcacctaaaggattattaggaacaccatactaatactgtgtttgaccccctttcgccttcagaactgccttaattctacgtggcattgattcaacaaggtgctgaaagcattctttagaaaggttggcccatattgataggatagcatcttgcagttgatggagatttgtgggatgcacatccagggcacgaagctcccgttccaccacatcccaaagatgctctattgggttgagatctggtgactgtgggggccagtttagtacagtgaactcattgtcatgttcaagaaaccaatttgaaatgattcgacctttgtgacatggtgcattatcctgctggaagtagccatcagaggatgggtacatggtggtcataaagggatggacatggtcagacaCAATGCTCATggaaggccgtggcatttaaacgatgtccaattggcactaaggggcctaaagtgtgccaagaaaacatcccccacaccattacaccaccaccaccagcctgcacagtggtaacaaggcatgatggatccatgttctcattctgtttacaccaaattctgactctaccatctgaatgtctcaacagaaatcgagactcatcagaccaggcaacatttttccagtcttcaactgtccaattttggtgagcttgtgcaaattgtagcctctttttcctatttgtagtggagatgagtggtacccggtggggtcttctgctgttgtagcccatccgcctcaaggttgtacgtgttgtggcttcacaaatgctttgctg
This sequence is a window from Amia ocellicauda isolate fAmiCal2 chromosome 17, fAmiCal2.hap1, whole genome shotgun sequence. Protein-coding genes within it:
- the mlec gene encoding malectin encodes the protein MRRDVAVWGPGLAVAVLWLVAVWEPVRGDGGGSSSGTGSLADRVIWAINAGGEAHTDIYGIHYRADPLEGRVGKASDYGMRLPILRSSPEDQVLYQTERYNEDTFGYEVPVREEGDYVLVMKYAEVYFAQSQQKVFDVRLNGHVVVRDLDIFERVGHSTAHDEVVPFSVRRGKLSVQGEVSTFNGKLTVEFVKGYYDNPKVCALYVMKGTLDDVPKLQPHPGLEKREEEEEEEEYGEGGEEGGRKTAATAVPKHRVQSGPRTPNPYASDNSSLMFPILVAFGVFIPTLFCLCRL